GAATTGTAGCGCCAAGCCGCCAGTCGGAGGCACGCTGTCGGTCTGCATCGGGCGATCGCGATCACTGATCAACAGCCAAATCATGAGCGACAGGAACAGCGCCAACATGAGCGATCCCATGTTGTCGAGCCAGCTGCGCACCATGCTAGCGCCGCTCCGCGGCGGGGGACGAGCGTTGGCGCCAGCTCCGTCGAACCGCGCGCGGCACCACTTTGCGCATCCGTCGCCGCGCAACCACCCACCGGGAGGGCGCGCCACGTCCGACGAGCCCGGTGGTCAGAAGGCTGGCCAGGCTGCTCTCTTCGAGATGCCTCGTCAAGCGCCCGTCGCTGGCCAGTGAGATCGTCGAAGTCTCCTCCGACACCGCGACGACGAGCGCGTCCGAACGTTCGCTGATCGCCATCGCCGCCACGTGGCGGGTTCCGAGCGCCTCGTCGGATGGTGGGAGGTCGCCGATCGGGATGACGACACGTGCCGCGGCGATCCGGTCACCGCGCACGATGATCGCCCCGTCGTGCAGCGGCGTATGGGGGTGGAAGATCTGCAGGATCAAGTCGACGGACACCTTGGCGTCCAACTGCAGGCCGTGCGCGACGAGCTCGTCGAGACCGACGGAGCGCTCGAGGACGATCAACGCTCCGTGTCCGCGCTCCGACAGGCTGCGCGCCGCCTGGGTGATCGTCTGGACGACCATCGGCGCGCCGACGAGCTCGGCGTGTCTTCCCGTCAGGAGACGCGTCCCACCGAGGCGGTCGATCGCGCGGCGCAGTTCGGGCTGGAAGACGACCGGCACGGCGACGATCACGCCCTCGAGAAAGACCCGGGTGACGGTCTCGAACGCCTTCAGTTCGAGCGACGCCGCATTGCGCAGCACGAAGTAGATCAGCGCCAGCAAGAGCGTCCCGCGCAACAGGCGTACGGCCCGCGTGCCGCGGACGACGTACAACAGCGCATAGACGAGCGCGGCGACCAAGAGAATGTCGAGACCGTCGCCAGCGCGCATGGCCAACAGGCGCGCCGAGATGTCGCCGAGGGTTTCGCTCAAGATCCTCGCCTGGTCACGACGTGCGTTCTCGGAAGCGACCGGGCAAGCAAGCACGCCGCAGGGCGGCCGACGGGCCACCCGGCCGGGTCAGCGGCCGATGCTCGTCTGCGCGCTCGTTCACCACGCCCGCTAGTCGCATGCCCGCTAGTATACGGAGCCGCGGCGACCGCGACAACGGGCGGCTTGCCGCACGGGTCGAAGGTTCGTCGTGTCCGAACGCGCTCAAGGGATGAGGCGGTCGACGATGCATACGGCGCCGAGCGCGAACGGCAGCCACGAACGCGCCGGCAAAATGGGGCCGTTCCAGGCCGATTCCGATCGACCGGGCCAAAGCGCGGCGGCACACAGCGCCGCCAGCCACAAGCCGCCCGGCCGGTCGGCCACGATCAGCCCGGACGCAAGCACCACGAACCCCGCTACGTACACCGCTCCCGACCAAGGACGCGCGGCACGCGTCCTCGCGTCGTCCGTCCCCGTTGCGCCGACCGCGAGGGCGCAGCCAGCCAGGATCAAGGCGACGTCGAAGCCGTTCACCTGCAGCGCGCCATAGGGTGCGAGCGTCCCGGGTTCGGCAAACCGCGCCCCGCGGGCGGCGGCCACCCCGTTGAGGGCGAGCCACGCGCCAAGTGCGCCCATCCACAAGCGGAGTTGCAAGGACACCGCGCCCCATCGCGCCTCCGGCCGAAACCGCCGGACGCCAACGGCAAGCCATGCCGCGAACACGATGAGCGGTCCCGTGCCGAGCACCGCAGCCACGGCCAGCGCGGCGACGGCCAGCGCACCGCGGCCGCCCGGGATCGTCGTCGTCCCGTGGCGCCGCGCGGGGTCCTCGAGGTCGCGCGCCCAGGTGAGCAGCCAGACGATGACGCCGACGGCGGCAACCCGTGACCACGTCCCGCCGATCGTCAGGTCCGGCTGGGCCAGCGCCATGCCCCAGACGGCCGCCCAGCCGTCCAACCACGCCGGCTGCGCCGCTCCGGCGGCGAGCGCATCGGCGGCACGTGAAAACCGATTCGTCGTGGCGTCGCCGGGTCGGCGCAGCGTCTCAGGGCCCGACGACACGCGTCAGCGCCCGAGACGACGGCGGGCCATCGACACCCAGAGCTCGGCCGTGGCGCGGTCGATCCCGAGCACGCCCGGCACGGCCAGGCTGGCCACGATGTCGTCCGGATCGCGCTCGGCCAGCTCGACGAGGCTCGTGACGCCGGCAGCCCGCAGCACGTGGGCGTAGATCGGCGAGATGCCCGGGATCCGGCGCAGGTCGAGTGCCGGCGAGGGATCCGCGTCTCCCGGCAACGGTGCGGGCTCTGCCTCTCCCGTCGGCGCCGCTTCAGTGGCCTCGCCGTCGAGGGCGTGCGCCTCGGTCTGCGCGTCCGGCGAAGCCGTACGTTCGATCTCAAGCGCTGTCGCGGGTGCGGAGATGGCCGCCACCTTGGGTTCCGAAGCGGTGTCGGGCTGTTGCGCCCCTTCGGGCGTCCATAACGCTTCGGGCGCGGTGGGCGGTTGGGGCGTCTCCACACGGGCCGGCGGCGCGGCCGACAGCTCCGCGGGGGCGACCGCCGATCGGCGGTCCGCGCGGAATCCGACAAGCGCCAGCACGACGACGCCAATCGACCATGCGCCGACAAGCAGGAGCACGAGGCCACCGGTGCAGAACAACGCCCAGTGGCCGAGCTGCAGGACGACCGTTGCCGCCGCCGCCATGAGCGAAAGGCCGAGCGCAGTCTGCGACACCGGTCTTCGCCGCGGCAACAACCGTGCGCCGAGCCGACCCGCGACGCCGAGCGCGCCGACCAGGGCCAGAATCGCCGGCAGGGCGACGATAGCGCCGGCGGCCCCGTGTTGCCTGAGCGCCAGCGCGATGCCCGCTGTGCCGACCAGCACGCCGAGGCCGATGCCCGTGGCGGCGACAACCACACCAGGACCGCGGCTCGCCACGCTGCGCAGCCGGCCGACGAAGACGGGTGACGCGAGCGTGGCGAGCGCGCCGAACAGCGCGGCGAGCAACAGCGTAACGAGCACCTTGAAGAGCAGTAGCGCGACATCTGACAACCACGGCCGTTGGCCGCGAGGCATGCCCGCCCAGCCTCGTCCGAGCTCGGTTGCGGCGCCGTCCACCTGTGCACCGACCTCGGACTGGATGTCGCCACCGGTCACGTTGCCGTGGACGCGCGCCCGGGCGCCAAGGCGCACGATGCCGGACGCGTAGACGTCGCCGCGCACCCGCCCGGAGATCGCGGCATCGCCGCCGAGCACGTTGACGGACCCGTTGACCTCGCCGTCGATCGCTGCATGACCGAAAGCGATGATGACCCCGCCGTCGACCTCACCCTCGCGCGCCACCGCAACGTCGTGCCCGACGACGACGATCCCGCACGGTCGATGCTCCCCCGGCTCGACCACGATGCTCTCGTCGAGCGACACGTTGCACGATGTCTGCGCGCTGACGCGCTGCGGCAGTGCGAGCGCGAGAACAAGCCCCGCAATGACCGTTCGGACGCCGGGCATCATGGGCGCCGACGCAGCATCGCGCGCTGGGCGAGGCCGCGCGGTGCGACCGTCACGCCGAACCAAAGCACGGCAACCGCCACGGCCGCCAAGCCGTACAGTGCGGTTCGGCCGCCGAACCAAGCCGGCGGCGGCGCGAAGGCCAGCAGGGCGACGGCGACGCCGCTGGCCACATCCAGGAACACCGCGGCCATCGGCGTCGACTGCATCGTCTGGTGCCAATCCAGGAACAGCTGGGAGGCCGTCCAAGCGATCAGGACGCCGCCGCTGAGCAAGGTACCGATGACGACGAGCGCCCGCCGCCAAGGCGGTACGCGCCGCAGCTCGGCATCGACGTAAGCCATGACGCGCGACGCATAGCCCGCCGGCGGTTCGACGTCGAGGTCGGCTTTCAGCCAGCGATCCAGGCCGGCGAGGTGCTCATCGCTGAGCTCATGATCCTCGTCAGCTCCGGGCCAGGCGGTAAGCATGTTCATCGGTCCGTCCTTCCGTCCTCTGCGCCCGTGCGTGCCGAGCGTGCTTCGCTTGATGTGCGCACGTTACGAACCTGCCATCGCTGCACCCGCCGCGGCGACCGGCTCCGACGCCCCGGCCGTCGGTCCGACAACGCCGTCCGGGGCGTCGATGACGCTCGGCAACCCCGGCACGCCGGCGGTCATGTGCTCCGCCAACTGTCGCCGGGCGCGATGCAGGCGGCTCTTGATCGCCGACTCGCTCTCGCCGGTCAGCGCCGCGATCTCGGCGTACCCGAAGTCATGCCAGTAGCGCAGCACGACGACGAGACGGTAGTCCTCGGGAAGAAGCTGAAGGTACTGCCTGACGCGTCTCGAGTGATCCTGGTAGACCGCAACGTCCTCCGGATCGGGCGTCTGCGCTGCCAGCTGACGCCACGGCGGAAGCGCATCCAGCGACACCTCGTGCATCCGCCGGCGCCGGATCCGATCGATGCAGTGATGCGCCGCGATCGACAGCAGCCACGTCGAGAAGGGCCGGCCGGTGTCGTACGCGGACAGCGCGCGGTACGCCTTCAGGAACACTTCCTGGCCGGCGTCCTCGGCATCCTCGGCGCGGCCGAGCATCCGCAGCGACAAGTTGTACACCGGTCGCTCATAGCGCGTGACGAGCGCCTCGAACGCCCGCCGGTCCCCCGACCTGGCAGCGTGGACGCAAGCTTGTTCATCCAGCCCTTCGACCATGTTCGTTGCCTCCAGCCCGAGCCGTGTGGACGTGTACGTCACGCATCACCGCCCGGTTGCACAGACGCCATCCGTCGGTCCAAACTCTGACGCGAGGAGAACAAGCAGTGGCAGACGGCACCTTGATCGATCACCCCGGAACGTACGGCGGACCGCGGTCACGCGACGAGATCATTCGGCTTTTGAAAGAGGCCCTTGCGCTCGTCGAGTATACCGCGGGCGACGCACGACTGGAATGCAGCGGCCTGCGGATCAGCGTGACGGACGCCGGCACGCCCCCGCGTGAGCCGCATTGATCGCCCGGTAGCGGTTGAACGCCGGGTAGAGCCTGTGGCGCGATTGCCGACCTCTATGGCGCGGCGGTTGCCAACGGTCGGCCTTGGCCGAGTTCCTGTTCGAACAGCCGCAACATCTCGACCCACTCCTCGGGCGGGATCGCGCCTTCCAGCTTGCGGCCGTTGATCAAGTAGACCGGCGTGCCGCTGAAGCCCTGCGCCTTGGCCGAGGCCGTCGTCGCCTCGACGCGGGCACGGTGCCGGCCGGAGGCGGCGCAAGCCTGGAACGCTTCCGTGTCGAGGTCGAGCGTGCGGGCGAGGCCGACGAGGTGGTCGACGTCCAGCGTCTCGCCGGACCCGCGGAGCGAATAGAGCCCGTCCGCGTAGCGCCAGTACCGTCCGTGCTCGCCCGCACAATGGGCCGCTTCCGCCGCTCGCTGCGCCTCGGGCCCGAACACGATGAAGTCGCGCTGCACGATGCGAACGAAGCCCGTGCGGATCCAGCGGTCTTTGATGGCGGGCAAGACGTCGCGGGCGAACTGGCGACAGTTTGGGCAGAGGTAGTCGCCGTACGCGATGATCTCCACCGGCGCGGTCGGCAGCCCGAGCTGCGGCTCGCCGGCAGCGGTCACGCCGTTGAGTGCGTCGTACGGGATGGCCGTCGTCGGCGCGGCCGGTGGCGACGGGTTGGCGGTCGTCGGCACGGCCCCGCCCCACGCACGCCACCACCACGCGCCTGCGATCAGCACGCCGCCGACGACGAGGACGCCGACGAACGCCGCGGCGAAGCCGCTGACCTCGATCGATCCTGAACCGGTCGCGCGGCCCGTGCGCTTGCGCTCAGCCATCTAGCGGAACGCGCCGCGCGCCGACCACGGCAAGTAGAGCATCGATTCGAACAACGTGTCGGACGGCGTCGGGCCGGGCGTCGGCGATGGGCCGGCTGGCGTTCGGGTCGGCTGGATCTGCACCGACCTGAAGTTGGAGAGCTCGCTTGTGATCTGGCCGTTCGTGGCCGTCACGCTGATCGTGTGGAAGCGGAACGACGTCGGAAGCTCGAAGCGGAACGTTGCATCCGCTGCGTCGGCGACCGTCCGTCCCTCGAAGTGCTGCGCTTCGCCCGCTGGGTCGGAGAAGACCTCGATTGTGCAGCCGCCGCACGCTCGGCCGGCGATGAAGTTCGGACCGGCGTCCGTGACGACCGGCTTGGCGATGCGACCCTGCGCGCCCTGCGAGAACACGATCGGCTTCTGGTTCGTCTCGCCGATGCTGTTTTCGGAGATGCGGTTGTTCGTCGAGCCCGCACCGCTGATCGTGATGCCGCCGCCGCGCGTACAGCGGACGCGGTTGTGTCGTACGACGGTCTGCTTCGGACCGAAGTTCAGGCTGACGCCGGCGCCCTTCAACGCGATGCACTTCGTACCCGTGGCATCGAACCCGAGGAGGTTGTCCTCGATGACGGTCTCGAGGCTCTCCTCGAAGACACCGATCGCATCGCTGTCGACGCCGGCGATGACGTTGCCGACCACCCGCGTGCGAACCGCGCCGTGCACGACGAGCACGCCGCCCGGCAGATCCCCCTTGGCCACGCCCGTCCGGTCGAGGCCGATCCAGTTGCCGACCACGGCGTTGTCCGCGCTGCCGGGCCCCTCGATCTTCACCCCGACGCCGAGTGCGCTTGCGGCGAAGATGTTGCGGTCGGCGGCCGAGGCACCGCCGATCGTGTTGCCGCTCGTTCCCTTGTCCAGGACGAAGCAGTCCTCGGCCACAGGATCGATCTCGCCGTCGCCCCGCATGCCGCACCAGCTGCCGATGATCCGGTTGTTGACCGAGGATGGGTCGCTGATCCGGATGCCGTTGCCGCTGCTCAGGCCGGCAAACGTGAGGCCCGGCCCGAGGACATTGTTCGCAGATCCGTCGCCGGCGAGACTGGCCTTCAGCAGCAACGCCGAGTCCTGGTACGTCCCGGTGAAGTCCAGCGCCGAGAGCACGTTGCCGTTGCTCTCGATCCGAAAGGCGACCTGCTGGTTCCCGTCGGCGCTCGCGACCTGCATCCGATTGTCCGCCGGCCCGGCATAGCCGTCGATGAAGCGCCCGAACTCGATCCGCGTGCCGCCCTTGCTCATCACGAAGTTCTGGCTGCCGCTGGCGAGCGTGATCCGCCACTTCCCGAGGACCGCGTCAAATCCGGGGTCGTCGGCGAGCAGAGGCTGGAAGCCGAGCTGGCACTTCTTGGCGTTCGGCACGACCGTCGGATCGAAGCATGCGGTGATGATCGCACCGCTCGAAACGCTTTCGGCCTTCTCGATCGCCGCCCGCAGTGTGCACACCTTGCCCGGCAGGCACTGATCGCTCGACACGGGCAGGTCGGCGGTGGTGTTGACGAAGAGCTGGGCCTGCGCCGCAACGGGACGCGCGTCGGCGATCGCGGCGAGGACCGCAACACAGGCCATGGCCGATGGAATGCGCATTCGGCGCAGCATGTACAGCCTCCCAGGACAACAGCGGTCAGGCGTGGGGCACGAGGGTGCGGCTCGGCGGCTCGCGGCGGTGGTCGGGGCCGCGATGGACCCGTGGGCGCTCGACAAGTATACCGTCTAACCCGTCGATGTCGCCGGCAGTGCACGGCCGGTGGCCGGTGACGATCCGGCGCTACAGCGGCGGTGTCGGTGTGGCATTCGGCGAGTAGAAGAGGCGAAACACGCGCATGCCGGCGTCGTCGGCCACGAGCAGCGCACCGTCGGCGCCGACCACGATGTCCGCCGGGCGTCCCCACAGGCGCGTGTCCGGCTTCATCCAGCCGGTCGCGAAGTCGCGCACCTGTCCGGTCGGCGCACCGTTCGCGAACGGCAGGAACAGGATCTTGTATGCCTGCAGCATGACCTGCACGTCGGACCCGTGGCTGGCGACGAAGAGGCCGCCGTCGTACTCGGCCGGGAACGCGCCCCCATCGTAGAACGCCGCGCCCATCAACCCGGTGTGGGCGGCGAACGCGATGACCGGCGGCTGCGTCGCAGCGCAGAGATCCGCGCCGGCGCCAAGCTGCGGATCGGGGCGTCGGTCACCGACGCAGAACGGCCAGCCGAACTCGGCACCGGGACCGATCCGGTTCAGCTCGTCCGGCGGAGACGACTCGCCGAGGTCGTCGCGTGCCCGGTCCGTCACCCAGACCTCGCCGCTGTGCGAATCGATGGCGATGCCGCTGGGCGCACGCATGCCCGAGCTGTAGCGCGACGTGCGCGTGCCGTCCGTCAGGATGCGCAGCACGGAAGCCCGCCGCACATCGTCCTCGACGCAAGCGTTGCAGCTGGCGCCCACCCCCATGAACAGGTGGCCAAGGCGGTTGACGGCCAGCGGGCGGCCGCGCACCCGCCCCCCTGCCGGCAGCGGGACGACGGGTTCGGGCGGAGCGACCGCCGCCAGGTCCCCCGTGCGGTACGGGAAGCGCACGAGGCCGTCCTCGTTGGCGACCCACAGGTGATCGCCCCAGAAGGCGAGGCCGTCCGGCGCGTTGAGGCCCGGGCCCTCCCACCACACCAACATACGGTCGGCGAACCCGTCGCCGTTGCGGTCCGGCAGGACGACGATGCGGTTGTCGCGGGCGAGTGAGCCGAAAATGTCCCCGTTCGGGGCGCGGGCAAGGCGGGCGATCGGGCCGACGGCGTCCGCGTACACGCTTGCCCGGAAGCCTGGCGCCAGCTGGAGGGGCTCGGGCGGCTCGACGACAACGGTCGGCGCGACGGACGGCGTCGGCGACGGGCCGGGGGTCGGCGTGGCGGTGAAGATGACGCCACCCTTGCCCGACGGCGGCGTGTCCTCGATCCCGTGCGGGGACCGCGCCATCATCGAGGGTCGCTGCGTGCAGGCCGCCCCCGATGAAAGGATCGTCAGGACGACAGCCGATGCGGCCGCGCGGCGGATGGGGCGCTTCATGTCCTTCAACGTCATCGGCCGACGATTGTACCGGGGTGCGGACGACTTCCGAAACCGCGCCCGCCCCCTTATACTCGCCACCCGCCCGCCGGCCCGCCCATCACCGGCCCGGATTCGAGCAAGGACCGTTCGGATGCGCCTCTTCAACAGCGCCACCAACGCCGTCGAGAGATTCCGGCCGCGGCCGGGTCTGCCGGTCAGCCTCTACGTCTGCGGGATCACTCCCTACGACACGACGCACCTCGGCCATGCGTTCACATACGTGATCTTCGACGTCCTGCAGCGGCACATGCAGGTAGTTCATCGGTGGCCGACCCGTTATGTCCAGAACGTGACGGACATCGACGACGACGTGCTGCGAAAAGCCGCCGCCACGGGCGAGGACTGGCGGGCGCTCGGTCTGCGTTGGACGGAAGTCCTGCGCTCCGACCTCGGACGCCTCGGGCTCTTGCCGCCCGAGGTCTTTCCCGGCGCCACGAGCTGCATACCAGCGATCATCGACGACGTCACGCGCCTGCTCGCCCTTGGCCGCGCCTACGAGCGCAAGGGTTCGGTCTACTTTCGGACTGCTGCCGACGGCGCGTTCGGCGAGCTGGCCGGCTTGCCCCGCTCGGAACTCCTGGCGCTGGCAAACGAGCGGGGCAACGACCCAGCCGATCCGAACAAGGACGATCCACTCGACTTCGTGCTCTGGCAGGCCGGTCGCCCGGGCGAGCCGGCGTGGCGCAGCCCGTGGTCCGTCGGCAGGCCTGGCTGGCATATCGAGTGCTCGACCCTCGCGACACACCATCTCGGCGCGCCGGTCGACGTGCACGGCGGCGGCGGCGACCTGATCTTTCCGCACCATGCCTGCGAGATCGCCCAATCCGAACCGCTGACGGGCGTCCGGCCCTGGGTGCGGCTCTGGATGCACGTGGCGATGGTGCGCATGGACGGCGAGAAGATGAGCAAGAGCCTCGGCAACCTCGTGCTCGTGCGGGACCTGCTCGCCTCCCACGAAGCGGACACCATCCGTCTCTACCTTCTCAACCACCATTGGCGCAGTGCATGGGAGTGGTCGCGCGACCAGTTCGAGGCTTGCGACGCGTCGCGCGAGGCGCTTCATGCGGCGATGCGCCGTGCGAGCGGCAGTGGCCGCGAGCTGGACTTCACGAGCTTCGGACCTCGCGCCACCGCCGCACTCGACAACGACCTCGACACGCCGGCCGCCGTGGCCACGCTGCTCGACTTGGCCGACGCGATTCTCGGCGCGCCGGCGGGTGCGGACGTGCGCGGCGCCCAGGACGTCCTCGAAGCCGTCGGCCACCGGATCCTCGGCCTCTGGCTGCGCCCGCTCGACGACGTTCCACCCGCCGAGAAGGCACCGTGGCCCGAACCACTCGTCGCGCCGCCCGACGTCGTGCTGCCGGGCGCGCTGGCGCACTAGCTGGCGTTCCGGTTGTGCCTCACGACTTACGGCGCGCGTTCGTGACGGCCGCTATCACGTTCGGCGGGGGAGATCTTTCCGCAGCGGCACTTTTGGCAGGTCACGCATCGGTGACGACGACGGCCCGTTACGATCGTCGGCAGGAACGCGCCGCGGCCGCGGTTGCGGCGGCCATTCCGGCGCCGGCGCTGCAGGAAAGGTGCAATCCACTATGGCGTAGGCGTAGCAGTTGGGGTGTCAGTCGGGATATCGGTCGAGGTTGGGCCCGGTGTATTTATCTCGTTTACCACTGCTCCTACAAAGGCGGATTTTGACATACCTTCCATATAACTGGGTACTGTTCGAAGGCTGTCCGAACAACCGGGCCCCCCCCCCGCGGCCCCCCCCCCCCCCCCCCGCGCCGGCCCCCCCCCCCCCCCCCCCCCGGGGGGGGGGGGGTTGGTGTGGGCGGCGACGAAGCAGGAGGAATTGTTCCAAGGCTGAAAACATCGGATTGTGTTACGAGAACGATTGCAGACGTACTGGCGACCAGTTCCGAGAAAGAAGGCAGATATGCGACTCCTGAGCCTTCCATCCGGCCGCTTGCCTCATCTCTGGAATTCTGATCTGTCGCAGATTGTCGCAACATGATGACGGCAACAAATGATAGGAGACCCATCACGATTCCAGCTGAACGCCAGCGAGTATTCTGCATCTTCACGTGAGCCCTCTTTCTCAAACGCCGTCAGGCGTATAGGGGGTCCCGGCAGTATTGGAACGAGAACATGCGATAAAGAGCCCCTGGCTAGCGGGCGTTGAATTCGCCCCCGTCCGTCGCCGCCAGATCTGCCGCGAGCGCGGCCGGATCGTCGACGGGCCGCAGGCAGCGACCGCGGACGCAAACTTCGGCAGCCGGGCGCCGTCCCGAGGGCAGCGGAGTTGGCGAATCGGCGCGCACGCGGACCACCGTCCCGACATTGAATCGCCCACGAACCACGCCGCCCAATGGATCGTCGGCGGACGGCGGCCGATCGAACGTGACGGTGCGCATGCCGGCGACGTGCACGTCGACCGCGACGAGCGTGTCTCCGAACGCGAGCGGCGCCGCAGGGATCGCATGCGCAATTGCGGCGAGTGCTTCGGCGGCGCGATCGGCGAGGACGGCGTCGTCGACGAGCGCGGCGACGCGCAGGAGCGCGAGCGACGCCGCAGCGTTGCCGGATGGCGTCGCGCCGTCCACGACATCGTGCGCCCGCACGGCCAGCGCCTCGTGGTACGCCGCGGTCCGGTAGAACGCACCCCCGTCCGGACCGGTGAAGTCCGCGACGAGCGACCGGGTGAGCGCGACGGCTTCGTCCCGCCACCGCGGATCGAACGTCGCCCCGTACAGGCTCACGCAAGCGTTGGCCAGGCACGCGACGTCGTCGCAGAACGCGGGCACCCCGACGGCGCCAGCGGCGGTGTGATGGGCAAGGCCTCCGGCCGTCGCCGACGATCGGACGTGCCCGAAGAGGAACGCGGCGGCCGTCTCGGCAGCGCGAATCCACCCGCCTTCACCCAGTGCGCTGCCCGCGCGCGCCAACGCATCGATCGCCAGCGCATTCCAGCCCACGATGATCTTCGTGTCCGTCGCCGGCGCCGGCCGCCGCTCCCGGGCCGCCAGCAGCGCCGAGCGGATCGTCGCAACGCGCTCGAACAGCGCGTCCACGCTGCAGCCCAGCGCCGCGGCGGCGCCGACCGGGTCGCGACGCGCGGTCAGCACCGAGCGGCCGTCGTCCGTGTTGCCCGATGGGTTGACGCCGTACCAGGCGGCCGCCAGTTCGAGGTCGGAGGGGTCGAGCACGGCGGCCAGCTCGTCCGGCGTCCAGGTGTGGTACGCGCCCTCTCCTTCGGTCGTGTCAGCGTCCTGGGCGCTGAAGAAGCCGCCGTCAGGGCTGCGTAGCGCCTTCAGCACGTAGTTCGCCGTCCGATGCGCGCCTTCGGCGTACCGCGGCGCACCCGTCAGCTGGTGGAGCTCGGCCAGCAGCGCGAGCAGCTGGGCGTTGTCGTAGAGCATCTTCTCGTAGTGCGGAACGGTCCAGGTGGCGTCGACGCAGTAGCGGTGAAAGCCGCCGGCGAGCTGATCGTGCAGAC
Above is a window of Candidatus Avedoeria danica DNA encoding:
- a CDS encoding thioredoxin domain-containing protein, giving the protein MAERKRTGRATGSGSIEVSGFAAAFVGVLVVGGVLIAGAWWWRAWGGAVPTTANPSPPAAPTTAIPYDALNGVTAAGEPQLGLPTAPVEIIAYGDYLCPNCRQFARDVLPAIKDRWIRTGFVRIVQRDFIVFGPEAQRAAEAAHCAGEHGRYWRYADGLYSLRGSGETLDVDHLVGLARTLDLDTEAFQACAASGRHRARVEATTASAKAQGFSGTPVYLINGRKLEGAIPPEEWVEMLRLFEQELGQGRPLATAAP
- a CDS encoding PQQ-dependent sugar dehydrogenase — its product is MKRPIRRAAASAVVLTILSSGAACTQRPSMMARSPHGIEDTPPSGKGGVIFTATPTPGPSPTPSVAPTVVVEPPEPLQLAPGFRASVYADAVGPIARLARAPNGDIFGSLARDNRIVVLPDRNGDGFADRMLVWWEGPGLNAPDGLAFWGDHLWVANEDGLVRFPYRTGDLAAVAPPEPVVPLPAGGRVRGRPLAVNRLGHLFMGVGASCNACVEDDVRRASVLRILTDGTRTSRYSSGMRAPSGIAIDSHSGEVWVTDRARDDLGESSPPDELNRIGPGAEFGWPFCVGDRRPDPQLGAGADLCAATQPPVIAFAAHTGLMGAAFYDGGAFPAEYDGGLFVASHGSDVQVMLQAYKILFLPFANGAPTGQVRDFATGWMKPDTRLWGRPADIVVGADGALLVADDAGMRVFRLFYSPNATPTPPL
- a CDS encoding DUF4332 domain-containing protein translates to MMPGVRTVIAGLVLALALPQRVSAQTSCNVSLDESIVVEPGEHRPCGIVVVGHDVAVAREGEVDGGVIIAFGHAAIDGEVNGSVNVLGGDAAISGRVRGDVYASGIVRLGARARVHGNVTGGDIQSEVGAQVDGAATELGRGWAGMPRGQRPWLSDVALLLFKVLVTLLLAALFGALATLASPVFVGRLRSVASRGPGVVVAATGIGLGVLVGTAGIALALRQHGAAGAIVALPAILALVGALGVAGRLGARLLPRRRPVSQTALGLSLMAAAATVVLQLGHWALFCTGGLVLLLVGAWSIGVVVLALVGFRADRRSAVAPAELSAAPPARVETPQPPTAPEALWTPEGAQQPDTASEPKVAAISAPATALEIERTASPDAQTEAHALDGEATEAAPTGEAEPAPLPGDADPSPALDLRRIPGISPIYAHVLRAAGVTSLVELAERDPDDIVASLAVPGVLGIDRATAELWVSMARRRLGR
- a CDS encoding sigma-70 family RNA polymerase sigma factor, with amino-acid sequence MVEGLDEQACVHAARSGDRRAFEALVTRYERPVYNLSLRMLGRAEDAEDAGQEVFLKAYRALSAYDTGRPFSTWLLSIAAHHCIDRIRRRRMHEVSLDALPPWRQLAAQTPDPEDVAVYQDHSRRVRQYLQLLPEDYRLVVVLRYWHDFGYAEIAALTGESESAIKSRLHRARRQLAEHMTAGVPGLPSVIDAPDGVVGPTAGASEPVAAAGAAMAGS
- a CDS encoding thioredoxin domain-containing protein, encoding MAERLSSATSPYLLQHVSNPVDWWPWGTAALAEAARLERPLFISIGYSSCHWCHVMAHESFDDPAVAALMNAAFVNVKVDREERPDVDAVYMDALQVMTGRGGWPLSVFAAPDGRPFYAGTYFPPTARHGLPAWRDVVTSIAEAWRTRRADIESHADALVAALVDKSPPSAAGSAVGALDEGLLARATERLLATIDPVGGGFGGAPKFPQAGALAFLLRRHARTGSAAPLEAVAAAMDAMLAGGLHDQLAGGFHRYCVDATWTVPHYEKMLYDNAQLLALLAELHQLTGAPRYAEGAHRTANYVLKALRSPDGGFFSAQDADTTEGEGAYHTWTPDELAAVLDPSDLELAAAWYGVNPSGNTDDGRSVLTARRDPVGAAAALGCSVDALFERVATIRSALLAARERRPAPATDTKIIVGWNALAIDALARAGSALGEGGWIRAAETAAAFLFGHVRSSATAGGLAHHTAAGAVGVPAFCDDVACLANACVSLYGATFDPRWRDEAVALTRSLVADFTGPDGGAFYRTAAYHEALAVRAHDVVDGATPSGNAAASLALLRVAALVDDAVLADRAAEALAAIAHAIPAAPLAFGDTLVAVDVHVAGMRTVTFDRPPSADDPLGGVVRGRFNVGTVVRVRADSPTPLPSGRRPAAEVCVRGRCLRPVDDPAALAADLAATDGGEFNAR
- a CDS encoding TIGR00159 family protein translates to MSETLGDISARLLAMRAGDGLDILLVAALVYALLYVVRGTRAVRLLRGTLLLALIYFVLRNAASLELKAFETVTRVFLEGVIVAVPVVFQPELRRAIDRLGGTRLLTGRHAELVGAPMVVQTITQAARSLSERGHGALIVLERSVGLDELVAHGLQLDAKVSVDLILQIFHPHTPLHDGAIIVRGDRIAAARVVIPIGDLPPSDEALGTRHVAAMAISERSDALVVAVSEETSTISLASDGRLTRHLEESSLASLLTTGLVGRGAPSRWVVARRRMRKVVPRAVRRSWRQRSSPAAERR
- a CDS encoding cysteine--tRNA ligase — encoded protein: MRLFNSATNAVERFRPRPGLPVSLYVCGITPYDTTHLGHAFTYVIFDVLQRHMQVVHRWPTRYVQNVTDIDDDVLRKAAATGEDWRALGLRWTEVLRSDLGRLGLLPPEVFPGATSCIPAIIDDVTRLLALGRAYERKGSVYFRTAADGAFGELAGLPRSELLALANERGNDPADPNKDDPLDFVLWQAGRPGEPAWRSPWSVGRPGWHIECSTLATHHLGAPVDVHGGGGDLIFPHHACEIAQSEPLTGVRPWVRLWMHVAMVRMDGEKMSKSLGNLVLVRDLLASHEADTIRLYLLNHHWRSAWEWSRDQFEACDASREALHAAMRRASGSGRELDFTSFGPRATAALDNDLDTPAAVATLLDLADAILGAPAGADVRGAQDVLEAVGHRILGLWLRPLDDVPPAEKAPWPEPLVAPPDVVLPGALAH